Proteins encoded by one window of Salmonirosea aquatica:
- a CDS encoding dipeptidase, with amino-acid sequence MGKVWAQTQPITEKQKEKAAKIHAQALTIDTHADVPINMMKDGFDVAQKHDFEKDGSQIDFPRMKEGGMDAMFFAVYLGQGKRTPEATAEAKERALAIFDKIHKAVAANPDVAGIATTPTDAYDLQKQGKRAVFFGMENGWPVGNDLANLKQYYDLGLRYITLSHSANNDICDSSTDPDGPEYNGLSPFGEKVVQEMNRLGIMVDISHVSDSTFYDVMRLTKAPAIASHSSCRALCDHPRNMTDDMIKALAKNGGVIQINFVPDFLRKASQQQELSMKAIRLKMRQVDLSDDDKKALYAEMKAMREKYAGDMPTVAVAVDHIEHVIKLVGVDHVGIGMDMDGGGQVIGCRDVSEIGSITEELVRRGYSAKDIEKIWGGNIMRVLAATEKVARSL; translated from the coding sequence ATGGGGAAAGTGTGGGCGCAAACGCAGCCCATCACCGAAAAGCAAAAAGAGAAAGCGGCCAAAATTCACGCCCAGGCGCTGACCATCGATACGCACGCCGATGTACCCATCAACATGATGAAGGACGGCTTCGACGTGGCGCAGAAGCACGATTTTGAAAAAGACGGCTCCCAGATTGACTTTCCGCGCATGAAGGAAGGCGGCATGGATGCCATGTTTTTTGCCGTGTACCTGGGTCAGGGAAAGCGGACGCCCGAGGCTACCGCCGAAGCAAAGGAAAGGGCGTTGGCGATTTTTGATAAGATTCATAAAGCCGTGGCTGCCAACCCTGACGTGGCCGGCATCGCTACGACGCCCACGGATGCTTACGATTTGCAGAAGCAGGGCAAGCGGGCGGTATTCTTCGGGATGGAAAACGGCTGGCCCGTAGGCAACGACCTCGCCAACCTGAAACAGTACTACGATCTGGGCTTAAGGTACATCACGCTGTCGCACTCGGCCAACAACGATATATGTGATTCCTCGACCGATCCCGATGGCCCCGAATACAATGGCCTGAGCCCGTTTGGTGAAAAAGTGGTGCAGGAAATGAACCGTTTGGGGATCATGGTGGACATCTCGCACGTATCTGACTCGACCTTTTATGATGTGATGCGACTCACTAAAGCTCCGGCCATTGCCTCGCATTCGTCGTGCCGTGCGCTTTGCGACCATCCCCGCAACATGACCGACGACATGATCAAAGCCCTAGCCAAAAACGGTGGCGTGATCCAGATCAATTTCGTGCCGGATTTTCTCAGGAAAGCTAGCCAGCAGCAGGAACTGTCCATGAAAGCCATCCGGCTGAAGATGCGGCAGGTAGATCTGTCAGATGACGATAAAAAGGCCCTATACGCCGAAATGAAGGCCATGCGCGAGAAATATGCCGGCGATATGCCCACCGTGGCGGTGGCTGTCGATCACATCGAGCACGTTATCAAACTCGTCGGCGTGGACCACGTCGGCATTGGCATGGACATGGATGGCGGCGGCCAGGTGATTGGCTGTCGCGATGTTTCTGAAATCGGCAGCATCACCGAAGAACTCGTCCGTCGGGGCTATTCGGCCAAGGACATTGAGAAAATCTGGGGCGGCAATATCATGCGTGTTTTGGCGGCGACAGAGAAGGTGGCAAGGAGTTTATGA
- a CDS encoding NUDIX hydrolase: protein MTEEKLADAHKFQLWKSKLESNGLDVHSIEEVYSRRKGNGEILFSLLMTDATTPEGDKIPPICFLKGEVVCVLICFIEKQSREKYLLLVRQRRICDGSHTYEHPAGMLDSESDPAAVAAREVHEETGIVVPKEKLTRLLNHPCYPSTGTSDEAMYFFFCEIELPLEEIRGYHDQSMGVESDHERITTYVAPFAEGHRLITNTNGILLDYLYLKEVGDWEMMKVL, encoded by the coding sequence ATGACAGAAGAAAAACTAGCAGACGCTCATAAATTCCAGCTTTGGAAGAGTAAGCTCGAATCAAACGGGCTGGATGTGCACAGTATTGAAGAAGTATATTCGCGCCGCAAAGGGAACGGTGAAATCCTGTTCTCACTGCTGATGACTGATGCCACTACACCTGAGGGCGACAAAATTCCGCCGATTTGTTTCTTAAAAGGCGAAGTGGTTTGTGTTTTGATTTGCTTCATTGAAAAGCAGAGCCGGGAGAAGTACCTGCTGTTGGTGAGGCAACGTCGCATATGCGATGGCTCCCACACCTACGAACATCCGGCGGGGATGCTGGACAGCGAAAGTGATCCGGCGGCCGTAGCCGCCCGCGAAGTCCACGAAGAAACGGGCATTGTGGTACCCAAGGAAAAACTAACCCGCCTGTTGAATCATCCCTGCTACCCTTCTACGGGTACCAGCGACGAAGCCATGTATTTCTTCTTTTGTGAAATTGAATTGCCACTCGAAGAAATCAGGGGATACCATGACCAGTCCATGGGCGTAGAATCCGATCATGAGCGCATCACCACGTATGTCGCCCCGTTTGCCGAAGGACATCGCCTCATCACCAACACCAATGGCATTCTGCTTGACTACCTGTACCTGAAAGAAGTGGGAGATTGGGAAATGATGAAAGTGCTTTAA
- a CDS encoding MarR family winged helix-turn-helix transcriptional regulator translates to MKNSKMSQKRLPIGYWLKRTDTLLTEGIDAVQAEFGLNRTQWQILHTIAENPALEKEALAEVMKPFVSENQLVAYLDILIERGTVTGQERFYLTEKGQQLHAECLDKQKEFREKAMLGVSKEAYEQTLSTLEKIVENLS, encoded by the coding sequence GTGAAAAATTCAAAAATGAGCCAGAAAAGACTGCCGATCGGCTACTGGTTGAAAAGAACGGATACTTTACTGACCGAAGGGATCGACGCTGTTCAGGCTGAATTCGGCCTCAACAGAACGCAGTGGCAGATCCTACATACAATCGCAGAAAATCCGGCCCTTGAAAAAGAGGCGCTGGCTGAGGTGATGAAGCCTTTTGTGAGTGAAAATCAACTGGTCGCCTACCTCGACATACTCATTGAAAGGGGTACCGTCACTGGACAGGAAAGATTTTATTTGACCGAAAAAGGGCAGCAGCTACACGCCGAATGCCTGGACAAGCAAAAAGAATTCAGGGAGAAAGCCATGCTTGGGGTTTCAAAAGAAGCGTATGAACAGACTTTGTCAACCCTGGAAAAAATAGTGGAGAACCTCTCCTGA
- a CDS encoding DUF2721 domain-containing protein has protein sequence MELTLSTPALLFSTVSLLMIAFTNRFLAIANLIRDLHKQFQKNPDGVVVAQIKNLHMRLRLIRTIQGLAVLSLLLSAICMLVLLQEHMLTARALFIGALVLQISALALSFLEISVSIKALQIELHDMEETLERRSFEFFNILAKSEAPSSSNKNNPTSTDKE, from the coding sequence ATGGAACTCACCCTCAGTACGCCTGCTCTGCTGTTTTCTACGGTTTCATTGCTGATGATTGCCTTCACAAACCGTTTTCTGGCCATTGCCAACCTGATCCGGGATCTGCACAAGCAGTTTCAGAAAAATCCGGACGGGGTGGTGGTAGCCCAAATCAAGAACCTGCACATGCGGCTCCGGCTAATCCGTACCATTCAGGGTCTGGCGGTGTTGAGTTTACTCCTGAGTGCCATTTGCATGCTGGTGCTGCTTCAGGAACACATGCTCACGGCCCGTGCCCTGTTTATTGGGGCACTGGTCTTGCAGATTTCGGCTCTGGCGCTGTCGTTTCTGGAAATTTCCGTTTCGATCAAAGCCCTGCAAATAGAACTCCACGATATGGAGGAAACTCTGGAACGCCGGAGTTTCGAGTTTTTCAATATCCTCGCCAAGTCCGAGGCTCCTTCATCAAGCAATAAAAACAACCCCACGTCTACCGATAAGGAGTGA
- a CDS encoding alpha-1,4-glucan--maltose-1-phosphate maltosyltransferase, with protein sequence MAKKKNTLIPESTEGRTRVVIEHVIPEINEGRFAVKAVPGESIHVEADVFCDGHDHVMVRLLYKHADDNDWSEIGMALINNDRYEVDFTVEKQGHYLYTIEGWVDHIDTWQHDTELKIKAGQRVPLELLMGANFLEGMLDKATAEDKPLIEEAIEIMRNEHRNEDARQLAMSFRMTEWLQRYPERKFVTRYRELPVYVDRAKAGFSAWYSMFPRSSAPEPGKHGTFQDQIKLLPRVADLGFDVLYLPPIHPVGHQFRKGKNNVVTAEPGEPGVPYAIGSELGGHDAINPDLGTLNDYKQLIAAAKEFGMEVAMDLAIQCSPDHPWVKSHPEWFSIRPDGSIQYAENPPKKYQDIYPINFESPDWQGLWLEMRRILLLWAEWGTRIIRVDNPHTKAFSFWEWVIAEVKAQYPDMIFLSEAFTRPKVMRQLAKVGFSQSYTYYTWRTAKWELEEYLTELTQSDMKYYYRPNFWPNTHDINPYLLQGGHEPYFLIRYFMAATMSSNYGIFGPTFEYMIHEAYPGKEEYLNSEKYEVKHWDWKRETKLTYLIRIINRLRHENTALQFTNNLQFCRIDNENIVAYTKIHTNGNRILCVVNLDGYNTQSGWVQLPLRLLGKNEYDYFRVHDLVTGAMHTWQGEWNYVELNPHILPFHLFRVEDLN encoded by the coding sequence ATGGCGAAGAAAAAAAATACCCTAATTCCCGAATCCACAGAAGGCCGCACCCGGGTGGTCATTGAACACGTTATTCCCGAAATAAATGAGGGCCGCTTTGCCGTCAAGGCTGTTCCCGGCGAGAGTATCCACGTAGAAGCCGATGTGTTTTGCGATGGTCACGACCATGTTATGGTGCGACTGCTGTACAAGCACGCCGACGATAACGATTGGTCGGAAATAGGGATGGCGCTCATCAACAACGACCGCTACGAGGTGGATTTTACCGTTGAGAAGCAGGGACATTACCTTTACACCATCGAAGGCTGGGTGGACCATATCGATACCTGGCAGCACGATACCGAACTGAAAATCAAAGCCGGCCAGCGGGTGCCGCTGGAATTGCTGATGGGGGCCAACTTTCTGGAAGGTATGCTGGACAAAGCTACCGCCGAGGATAAGCCCCTCATTGAGGAAGCCATCGAAATTATGCGCAACGAGCATCGGAACGAAGACGCCCGCCAACTGGCGATGAGTTTTCGCATGACCGAATGGCTGCAAAGGTACCCCGAACGAAAATTCGTTACCCGCTACCGCGAACTGCCCGTGTACGTCGATCGGGCCAAGGCCGGGTTTAGTGCCTGGTACTCGATGTTCCCGCGCTCGTCGGCCCCGGAGCCGGGAAAGCACGGTACCTTTCAGGATCAGATCAAACTCCTGCCGCGGGTGGCCGACTTGGGTTTCGACGTGCTGTACCTGCCGCCGATCCATCCCGTTGGCCACCAGTTTCGGAAGGGTAAAAACAACGTCGTAACCGCCGAGCCGGGCGAACCGGGGGTACCCTACGCCATCGGCAGCGAACTGGGCGGCCACGATGCCATCAATCCCGACCTGGGTACCCTAAACGATTACAAGCAACTGATTGCTGCCGCTAAGGAGTTCGGCATGGAGGTGGCGATGGATCTAGCGATTCAGTGTTCACCCGACCACCCCTGGGTGAAATCGCACCCCGAATGGTTCAGCATCCGGCCCGACGGTAGCATTCAGTATGCCGAGAATCCACCCAAAAAATACCAGGATATCTACCCGATCAATTTTGAAAGTCCCGACTGGCAGGGGCTATGGCTCGAAATGCGTCGCATCCTGCTGCTGTGGGCCGAGTGGGGTACCCGCATCATTCGGGTGGATAATCCACACACTAAGGCGTTCAGTTTCTGGGAGTGGGTCATTGCCGAAGTCAAAGCGCAGTACCCCGATATGATTTTTCTGTCGGAGGCATTTACCCGTCCCAAAGTGATGCGGCAACTGGCCAAGGTAGGTTTCTCGCAATCGTATACCTACTACACCTGGCGCACCGCAAAATGGGAACTGGAAGAGTACCTTACCGAGCTCACGCAGTCGGACATGAAGTACTACTATCGCCCCAATTTCTGGCCCAATACTCACGACATCAACCCGTACCTCTTGCAGGGAGGCCACGAACCCTACTTCCTGATCCGGTACTTCATGGCGGCAACCATGTCGTCTAACTACGGTATTTTCGGACCTACCTTCGAGTACATGATCCACGAAGCGTATCCGGGTAAGGAAGAGTACCTCAATTCGGAAAAATATGAGGTGAAGCATTGGGACTGGAAGCGGGAAACCAAGCTGACCTACCTGATCCGGATTATTAACCGGTTGCGCCACGAGAACACGGCCTTACAGTTTACCAACAACCTGCAATTCTGCCGGATCGACAACGAGAATATTGTCGCCTATACCAAAATTCACACCAATGGCAACCGCATATTGTGCGTCGTCAACCTGGATGGCTACAACACACAATCGGGTTGGGTACAGCTGCCGTTGCGCTTGCTGGGTAAGAACGAGTACGATTACTTCCGTGTCCATGATCTGGTGACGGGAGCTATGCATACCTGGCAGGGGGAGTGGAATTATGTGGAATTGAACCCGCATATTCTGCCGTTCCATTTGTTCCGGGTGGAGGATTTGAATTAG
- a CDS encoding maltokinase N-terminal cap-like domain-containing protein, which yields MPISSDQLLDFLKKCRWFAGKARQLTYCAVGQQLSFHTATLWIVEVGYAEGDTEQYQLPVATVPEMPGFSTEQTLIMETDGGYLVDAIYTESFRKALYTHIYTEEGIGHDESRLAFNRGKGLAADDVPEHIVTRVLPVDSSNSALVFGEKYFFKLYRKLFRETNPEVEMVEFITENSSFTQIPAFCGSMTWKRLGQSDITLGMMQRMVEADKDNWVRTGDYLNDFLYAVPNRVFSIQEDVFERVSLLGRRTGEMHRALYSPRAQTSFSPEPFTDDYREFLRHRLGHLLETRYNLLIDKYLTLDEPTKALAWKFMEAKELIDEFSEELLSQDLDSLRIRIHGDYHLGQVLNVHNDFIVIDFEGEPEASISDRKIKHSPLKDVAGMVRSYHYAVSSKVFNSVETEHVETNRLLKVTDRWYKLMKETYLDGYMEAIGWPHPLFKDQNEINSLMLYYLLEKAVYELGYELSYRPDWVKIPLKGIVDVIREIEKMHG from the coding sequence ATGCCTATTTCATCCGATCAATTACTCGACTTTCTGAAAAAATGCCGCTGGTTTGCGGGTAAGGCACGTCAGCTCACTTACTGCGCGGTGGGCCAGCAGCTTTCCTTTCACACGGCTACCCTCTGGATTGTAGAGGTAGGCTACGCCGAAGGGGACACCGAGCAGTATCAATTGCCCGTAGCTACAGTACCCGAGATGCCTGGGTTCAGCACCGAGCAGACGCTGATCATGGAAACGGACGGGGGGTACCTGGTGGATGCGATTTATACGGAATCTTTTCGTAAAGCGCTCTACACCCATATCTATACGGAAGAAGGCATCGGGCACGACGAATCCCGTCTGGCGTTCAACCGGGGTAAAGGCTTGGCCGCTGATGATGTCCCCGAACACATCGTTACCCGTGTACTGCCGGTTGATTCCAGCAACTCGGCGCTGGTTTTTGGCGAAAAGTACTTCTTCAAACTCTACCGGAAACTTTTCCGCGAAACCAATCCTGAGGTGGAAATGGTGGAATTCATCACCGAAAATTCCAGTTTCACCCAGATCCCGGCCTTCTGTGGCAGTATGACTTGGAAACGCCTGGGCCAATCCGATATCACGCTGGGCATGATGCAGCGCATGGTAGAGGCCGACAAAGACAACTGGGTTCGGACGGGCGACTACCTCAATGACTTTCTGTATGCGGTCCCCAACCGGGTGTTTTCCATTCAGGAAGATGTCTTCGAGCGGGTAAGCCTATTGGGGAGGCGTACCGGTGAAATGCACCGGGCGCTGTACAGTCCCCGCGCCCAGACCTCTTTTTCACCAGAACCCTTTACCGATGATTATCGGGAATTTCTACGACATCGGTTGGGACATCTGCTGGAAACGCGATATAATCTGTTAATTGACAAGTACCTAACGCTCGATGAGCCCACCAAGGCCCTGGCCTGGAAGTTTATGGAGGCGAAGGAGCTGATTGATGAATTTTCGGAAGAACTCCTGAGTCAGGATCTGGACTCGCTGCGAATCCGTATTCATGGGGATTACCACCTGGGTCAGGTACTCAATGTGCATAATGACTTCATTGTCATTGATTTTGAAGGTGAACCCGAAGCCAGTATCAGCGACCGGAAGATTAAGCACTCGCCTCTGAAAGACGTGGCGGGTATGGTGCGGAGTTACCACTACGCGGTTTCGTCCAAAGTATTCAACAGCGTTGAAACCGAACATGTGGAGACCAACCGCTTACTCAAGGTGACCGACCGCTGGTACAAGCTGATGAAAGAAACCTACCTGGATGGGTACATGGAAGCCATCGGCTGGCCGCATCCCCTGTTCAAAGATCAGAACGAAATCAACTCGCTCATGCTCTACTATCTGCTGGAAAAAGCGGTGTACGAACTGGGCTACGAACTAAGTTACCGACCCGACTGGGTCAAGATCCCGTTGAAGGGTATTGTGGATGTAATCAGGGAAATTGAAAAAATGCATGGATAA
- the glgB gene encoding 1,4-alpha-glucan branching protein GlgB has protein sequence MSRTHNFKPVEGVSRFSEFDIFLFKAGKHFKLYDKLGSHVMEHEGVVGTYFAVWAPNASAISIIGNFNGWNREAHALYPRWDESGIWEGWIPNIGRGEVYKYFIKSNNGQHLEKADPFALWCEVAPKTASIVWDTWYEWNDADWMEVRKDKNKLNAPISVYELHLGSWRRDPSDPERYLTFHEIADALVPYVQEMGFTHVEFMPVMEHPYPPSWGYQITGYFSVASRMGTPQELMYLVDKLHQAGIGVYLDWVPSHFPGDAHGLYRFDGSALYEHEDPRKGYHPDWKSYIFNYGRNEVRSFLISNALFWLDRYHTDGLRVDAVASMLYLDYSRKHGEWIPNEFGGRENLEAISLLREMNMAAYKEFPDIQTIAEESTSFPGVSRPVFVGGLGFGMKWMMGWMNDTLKYFEKDPSFRKWHQDQLTFSLVYSFSENFMLPFSHDEVVYGKGSMVNKMPGDEWQRCANLRLLYSYMFTHPGTKLIFMGCEFGQTSEWAFQKSLDWHLLDYAPHQGIKNCFKSLNELYKSEPALYEHSFSPEGFEWIDTQDRENSVVIYARKGLKPAENVVVVLNLTPIPRPDYRVGVLSEGTWEEIFNSDAPEFGGSGVGNYQEVATDNKQWHGKPQSVQLNLPPLGALVLKKAEK, from the coding sequence ATGAGCCGTACCCACAACTTCAAACCCGTGGAAGGCGTCAGCCGTTTTTCCGAATTTGATATCTTTCTTTTCAAGGCAGGTAAGCATTTCAAGCTGTATGACAAGCTGGGATCGCACGTCATGGAGCATGAAGGGGTGGTGGGTACCTACTTTGCCGTGTGGGCTCCAAATGCCAGTGCCATTTCCATCATTGGCAATTTCAATGGCTGGAACCGCGAAGCCCATGCGCTCTACCCGCGCTGGGACGAATCGGGTATTTGGGAAGGCTGGATTCCCAACATTGGCCGCGGGGAAGTCTATAAGTATTTCATCAAATCCAACAACGGACAGCATCTCGAAAAAGCTGATCCTTTCGCCCTCTGGTGTGAGGTAGCCCCCAAAACGGCTTCCATTGTGTGGGATACCTGGTACGAGTGGAACGACGCCGACTGGATGGAAGTACGGAAGGATAAGAATAAGCTCAACGCCCCAATCTCGGTTTATGAGTTGCACCTGGGTTCGTGGCGGCGCGATCCGTCCGATCCCGAGCGGTACCTGACCTTTCACGAAATTGCCGATGCTCTGGTACCCTATGTGCAGGAAATGGGCTTCACGCATGTGGAGTTCATGCCTGTGATGGAGCATCCCTACCCGCCTTCGTGGGGGTATCAGATCACCGGCTATTTCTCCGTGGCCTCCCGAATGGGTACCCCTCAGGAACTGATGTACCTCGTGGACAAACTGCATCAGGCCGGGATCGGCGTCTACCTCGACTGGGTACCTTCCCATTTTCCCGGCGATGCCCACGGCCTCTATCGCTTTGATGGCTCGGCGCTCTACGAGCACGAAGACCCACGCAAGGGGTACCATCCCGACTGGAAAAGCTATATCTTCAATTATGGCCGCAATGAGGTACGTTCCTTTCTGATCAGTAACGCCTTATTCTGGCTCGATCGTTACCACACCGACGGCCTGCGGGTGGATGCTGTGGCTTCCATGCTGTACCTCGATTATTCCCGTAAGCATGGCGAATGGATTCCCAACGAATTCGGCGGGCGCGAGAACCTGGAGGCCATCTCGCTGCTGCGGGAAATGAACATGGCCGCTTACAAGGAGTTCCCCGACATTCAAACCATCGCGGAAGAATCCACCTCCTTTCCGGGAGTGTCGCGTCCCGTATTCGTAGGTGGACTGGGCTTTGGCATGAAGTGGATGATGGGCTGGATGAACGACACGCTCAAGTATTTCGAAAAAGATCCTTCGTTCCGCAAGTGGCATCAGGATCAGTTGACGTTCAGTTTGGTGTATTCCTTTTCCGAGAATTTCATGCTACCCTTCTCACACGATGAGGTAGTGTACGGCAAAGGCTCCATGGTGAATAAAATGCCCGGCGATGAATGGCAGCGTTGCGCCAATCTGCGGTTGCTGTATAGCTATATGTTTACCCATCCGGGTACCAAGCTGATATTCATGGGTTGCGAATTCGGCCAGACTTCCGAATGGGCTTTTCAGAAAAGTTTAGACTGGCACCTGTTGGATTATGCTCCGCACCAGGGAATCAAAAATTGTTTCAAATCGCTCAATGAACTTTATAAAAGCGAACCCGCCCTTTATGAGCATAGTTTCTCTCCCGAAGGCTTTGAATGGATCGATACGCAGGACCGTGAGAATTCAGTGGTGATCTATGCCCGTAAGGGTCTCAAACCCGCCGAGAATGTGGTGGTAGTTCTTAATCTAACGCCCATCCCCCGTCCCGACTATCGGGTCGGAGTACTTTCCGAAGGTACCTGGGAGGAAATTTTCAATAGCGATGCACCGGAATTTGGCGGTAGCGGAGTAGGTAATTACCAGGAAGTAGCCACGGATAACAAACAGTGGCATGGTAAGCCACAATCAGTCCAGCTCAATCTGCCTCCGTTGGGAGCCCTAGTCCTGAAAAAAGCAGAAAAATAG
- a CDS encoding carboxypeptidase regulatory-like domain-containing protein, whose translation MKKFSFLSRGGVPVWLAFLLFFGKTTTAQILTGIVTDSESGEPLPFASVYLSNTTYATDTDTTGAYKLASITPGRYTLAARVVGYTPYYQTVTLQTGIKTQINIKLKADGRELAEVKVTAQRDKVWERQYQTFFNVFFGEKASAKACKIINPWVIELEEKGNTLTAKADQIIEIENRYLGYKVLYDLRSFKFNGEETFYSGLTSFQPLIAASATETEQWKANREKAFFGSEIHFFKNLAERKTTEAGYEAYVDKPGADPHSRSRFFYQDQAKKLTQFGLDTLVTGNQGTFQIRLPRRFELHSAGGEGIFAIYRDKPVQVSWIETTGKPLIFNTDGLLLNPQEWAVSGYLANLRMAETLPINYLASQRAPIVRRTGDDWIERPVSTTDQPYYRPGQNISLAGHMQYHNPAYRDSLSRLLRVALFHADKKPVYAGRWIVQEGIFQGQIALPDTLRPGMYLLRIHSEWMRNFADELATTQWIPIIGLSEKPLPTPLAADSLLHLTVTRRDTALQWRLEAQNLNLSTVSLSVLDEGTSPLAYPEKAPAAPQASFDFPQKINFPLERGITLSGRVEGKKDKASADAQVLLVVPRLGLSFVRSTDAEGRFRFSDLPIQGTQDVILKATNAKGKPAGAIVLDEPSPTLTAPTKQAPTFPVQPTLNPIKIVYDTDYAARAVQLNEVAVKAQRTPPPPKVYRQPDYTVQGKDIQNAVGSNFLVALQGRVPGLEIRETRDADGFIKLVIFIRGGTSAGFSSSNKNTPLFLVDGVPFEDINQISSISPASVERVEVLTRAEPMLGMRGYGGVISIFTKQGAGTDNTLEANDPSARKIALEGYTLPTDRATASLIWLPELNLDPLGVTEGRVPLLPAGQYRFVVEGFTIQGQRVRTSSLIMIE comes from the coding sequence ATGAAAAAATTTTCCTTTCTTTCCAGAGGAGGGGTACCCGTGTGGCTGGCTTTCCTGCTGTTTTTTGGCAAAACCACCACTGCCCAAATCCTGACCGGGATTGTTACCGACTCTGAGTCAGGCGAACCGCTGCCCTTCGCCTCGGTGTACCTCAGCAACACCACCTACGCCACCGATACCGATACGACAGGCGCGTACAAGCTGGCGAGCATCACACCGGGACGCTACACCCTGGCCGCACGGGTGGTAGGATACACGCCTTACTACCAAACCGTTACTCTACAAACCGGTATTAAGACGCAGATCAACATCAAGCTGAAAGCCGATGGGCGCGAACTGGCCGAAGTGAAGGTGACGGCTCAGCGCGACAAAGTCTGGGAGAGGCAGTACCAGACATTTTTCAATGTTTTCTTTGGAGAAAAAGCCTCCGCCAAAGCCTGCAAGATCATCAATCCGTGGGTAATCGAACTGGAAGAGAAGGGCAATACGCTCACGGCCAAAGCCGATCAGATCATCGAAATAGAAAACCGTTATCTGGGCTATAAGGTACTTTACGATCTGCGCTCTTTCAAATTCAACGGGGAAGAGACTTTTTACAGTGGACTTACCTCCTTTCAGCCGCTCATCGCGGCCAGTGCCACCGAAACCGAGCAATGGAAGGCCAATCGTGAAAAAGCATTTTTCGGTTCGGAAATTCATTTTTTCAAAAATCTGGCTGAGCGCAAAACTACCGAAGCAGGTTATGAAGCCTACGTGGATAAACCGGGCGCCGATCCCCATAGCCGGAGCCGCTTTTTTTATCAGGACCAAGCAAAAAAACTGACGCAATTTGGGCTGGACACGCTGGTTACGGGCAATCAGGGTACCTTTCAGATTCGTCTGCCGCGCCGCTTTGAGCTGCACAGCGCGGGTGGTGAAGGTATCTTCGCCATCTACCGCGACAAACCGGTGCAGGTTTCGTGGATCGAGACGACTGGCAAGCCTCTGATTTTTAACACGGACGGGCTGCTGCTCAATCCGCAGGAATGGGCGGTATCGGGGTACCTGGCCAACCTGCGCATGGCCGAAACGCTGCCTATCAACTACCTCGCCAGCCAGCGTGCGCCGATTGTCCGCCGAACGGGCGACGATTGGATCGAGCGCCCTGTATCCACGACTGACCAGCCCTACTACCGGCCCGGCCAAAATATAAGTCTGGCCGGACACATGCAGTACCACAACCCGGCCTACCGCGACTCGCTGAGCCGCCTACTGCGGGTGGCGCTATTCCATGCGGATAAAAAACCGGTGTATGCGGGCCGCTGGATTGTGCAGGAAGGCATTTTTCAGGGGCAAATCGCGCTTCCCGACACATTGCGACCAGGCATGTACCTGCTGCGCATCCATTCGGAATGGATGCGCAATTTTGCGGATGAACTGGCCACTACGCAGTGGATTCCGATCATCGGGCTTTCCGAAAAACCCCTCCCTACCCCATTGGCTGCCGACTCGCTACTTCACCTGACCGTGACCCGCCGGGACACCGCCTTGCAGTGGCGTTTGGAGGCGCAGAATCTGAATCTTTCTACCGTCAGCCTGAGTGTGCTCGACGAGGGTACCTCGCCACTGGCCTACCCCGAAAAGGCACCTGCCGCTCCGCAAGCCTCTTTCGATTTTCCCCAAAAGATAAACTTCCCCCTGGAACGGGGCATAACTCTGAGTGGTCGGGTGGAGGGCAAAAAAGACAAGGCTTCGGCCGATGCCCAGGTACTTCTGGTGGTACCGCGGTTGGGTTTGAGTTTCGTCCGCAGCACCGACGCGGAGGGCCGGTTCCGGTTCAGCGATTTGCCCATTCAGGGTACCCAGGATGTGATCCTCAAAGCCACCAACGCCAAAGGCAAACCCGCCGGGGCAATTGTTCTGGATGAGCCCAGCCCCACGCTTACAGCTCCTACTAAGCAGGCCCCGACTTTTCCTGTCCAACCTACCTTGAACCCAATCAAAATCGTTTACGACACGGACTATGCCGCTCGGGCCGTGCAGCTCAATGAGGTGGCGGTCAAAGCACAACGTACACCACCACCGCCTAAAGTCTACCGCCAGCCCGACTATACGGTGCAGGGCAAGGATATCCAAAACGCCGTGGGCAGTAATTTCCTGGTGGCGTTGCAGGGGCGCGTACCCGGTCTAGAGATCCGGGAAACGCGGGATGCGGATGGATTTATCAAACTGGTGATTTTCATCCGGGGAGGTACCTCGGCCGGGTTCAGTTCATCCAATAAAAATACGCCGCTGTTCCTGGTGGATGGGGTACCTTTCGAGGACATCAATCAGATTTCGTCCATTTCGCCCGCCTCGGTCGAGCGCGTGGAAGTACTTACCCGCGCCGAACCGATGCTGGGCATGCGCGGCTACGGCGGTGTCATTTCGATTTTCACCAAACAGGGCGCGGGTACCGATAATACCCTGGAAGCCAACGATCCGAGCGCCAGGAAAATCGCGCTGGAAGGGTACACCCTCCCCACCGACCGCGCCACGGCCAGCCTAATCTGGCTACCAGAGTTAAACCTCGATCCGCTGGGAGTTACCGAGGGCAGGGTACCCCTGTTACCCGCCGGACAGTATCGTTTCGTGGTGGAAGGCTTTACCATACAGGGCCAACGGGTGCGGACCTCGTCCTTAATCATGATAGAATAA